From the genome of Mycobacterium dioxanotrophicus, one region includes:
- a CDS encoding polyribonucleotide nucleotidyltransferase — translation MSAVELEDGVFEATAVIDNGSFGTRTIRFETGRLAQQAAGSAVAYLDDETMLLSATTASKNPKDHFDFFPLTVDVEERMYAAGRIPGSFFRREGRPSTDAILTCRLIDRPLRPSFVDGLRNEIQVVVTVLSLDPKDLYDVLAINAASASTQLAGLPFSGPVGGTRVALIDGQWVAFPTVEQLEKAVFDMVVAGRVLEDGDVAIMMVEAEATEKVIELVAGGAQAPTEAVVAEGLEAAKPFIKVLCAAQQELADAAAKETGDYPVFPDYAEDVYYSVASVATDALSEALTIAGKNERNDRTDEIKVEVLERLAETYAGREKEIGAAFRSLTKKLVRQRILTDHFRIDGRGITDIRALSAEVAVVPRAHGSALFERGETQIMGVTTLDMIKMAQQIDSLGPETTKRYMHHYNFPPYSTGETGRVGSPKRREIGHGALAERALVPVLPSIEEFPYAIRQVSEALGSNGSTSMGSVCASTLALLNAGVPLKAPVAGIAMGLVSDDVETDGKTERRFVALTDILGAEDAFGDMDFKVAGTKDFVTALQLDTKLDGIPSKVLAGALSQAKDARLTILEVMAEAIDRPDEMSPYAPRITTIKVPVDKIGEVIGPKGKMINSITEETGAQISIEDDGTVFVGAADGPSAQAAIDKINAIANPQLPKIGERFLGTVVKTTDFGAFVSLLPGRDGLVHISKLGRGKRIAKVEDVVKVGDKLQVEIADIDNRGKISLVLVAEEETAAEATPAAPADAAPAEA, via the coding sequence ATGTCTGCAGTTGAACTTGAAGACGGTGTGTTCGAAGCCACCGCCGTCATCGACAACGGGTCCTTCGGCACCCGCACCATCCGCTTCGAGACCGGACGGCTGGCCCAGCAGGCCGCCGGCTCGGCCGTCGCGTACCTCGATGACGAGACCATGTTGCTGAGCGCCACCACCGCCAGCAAGAACCCCAAGGACCATTTCGACTTCTTCCCGCTGACGGTCGACGTCGAAGAGCGCATGTACGCCGCGGGCCGGATCCCCGGCTCATTCTTCCGCCGTGAGGGCCGTCCGTCGACCGACGCGATCCTGACCTGCCGCCTTATCGACCGTCCGCTGCGCCCGTCGTTCGTCGACGGCCTGCGCAACGAGATCCAGGTCGTGGTCACCGTGCTGAGCCTGGATCCGAAGGATCTGTACGACGTGCTGGCCATCAACGCTGCGTCGGCGTCCACGCAGCTGGCCGGTCTGCCGTTCTCCGGCCCGGTCGGCGGCACCCGCGTCGCGCTCATCGACGGCCAGTGGGTCGCGTTCCCGACCGTCGAGCAGCTCGAGAAGGCCGTGTTCGACATGGTCGTCGCGGGGCGCGTACTCGAAGACGGTGACGTCGCGATCATGATGGTCGAAGCCGAGGCCACCGAGAAGGTCATCGAGCTGGTGGCCGGTGGCGCGCAGGCGCCCACCGAGGCCGTCGTCGCCGAGGGCCTGGAGGCCGCCAAGCCGTTCATCAAGGTGCTGTGCGCCGCTCAGCAGGAGCTGGCCGATGCCGCCGCCAAGGAGACCGGCGACTACCCGGTCTTCCCTGACTACGCCGAGGACGTCTACTACTCGGTCGCATCGGTGGCCACCGACGCCCTGTCGGAGGCGCTGACCATCGCCGGTAAGAACGAGCGCAACGACCGCACCGACGAGATCAAGGTCGAGGTGCTGGAGCGGCTGGCCGAGACCTACGCCGGCCGGGAAAAAGAGATCGGCGCCGCGTTCCGGTCGCTGACCAAAAAGCTTGTGCGCCAGCGCATCCTGACCGATCACTTCCGTATCGACGGCCGTGGCATCACCGACATCCGCGCCCTGTCGGCCGAGGTGGCCGTGGTGCCCCGGGCACACGGCAGTGCGCTGTTCGAGCGAGGCGAGACCCAGATCATGGGTGTCACCACGCTGGACATGATCAAGATGGCCCAGCAGATCGACTCGCTCGGCCCGGAGACCACCAAGCGCTACATGCACCACTACAACTTCCCGCCGTACTCGACCGGTGAGACCGGCCGTGTCGGTTCGCCCAAGCGTCGCGAGATCGGCCACGGCGCACTGGCCGAGCGGGCCCTGGTGCCCGTGCTGCCGAGCATCGAGGAGTTCCCCTACGCCATCCGTCAGGTCTCCGAGGCGTTGGGCTCCAACGGCTCCACCTCGATGGGTTCGGTCTGCGCCTCGACGCTCGCGCTGCTCAACGCCGGTGTGCCGCTGAAGGCTCCGGTGGCCGGTATCGCCATGGGTCTGGTGTCCGACGACGTCGAAACCGACGGCAAGACGGAACGCCGTTTCGTCGCGCTGACCGACATCCTCGGAGCCGAGGACGCCTTCGGTGACATGGACTTCAAGGTCGCCGGAACCAAGGACTTCGTCACCGCGCTGCAGCTGGACACCAAGCTCGACGGCATCCCGTCGAAGGTGCTGGCCGGCGCGCTGAGCCAGGCCAAGGACGCGCGGCTGACCATCCTCGAGGTGATGGCCGAGGCCATCGACCGTCCCGACGAGATGAGCCCGTACGCGCCGCGGATCACCACCATCAAGGTGCCCGTGGACAAGATCGGCGAGGTCATCGGGCCCAAGGGCAAGATGATCAACTCGATCACCGAGGAGACCGGTGCGCAGATCTCCATCGAGGACGACGGCACGGTCTTCGTCGGTGCTGCCGACGGCCCGTCCGCGCAGGCCGCGATCGACAAGATCAATGCGATCGCCAACCCGCAGCTGCCCAAGATCGGCGAGCGGTTCCTCGGCACCGTGGTCAAGACCACCGATTTCGGTGCGTTCGTCTCGCTGCTGCCGGGTCGCGACGGTCTGGTGCACATCTCGAAGCTGGGCCGCGGCAAGCGCATCGCCAAGGTCGAGGACGTGGTGAAGGTCGGCGACAAGCTGCAGGTCGAGATCGCCGATATCGACAACCGCGGCAAGATCTCGCTGGTTCTGGTGGCTGAAGAGGAAACAGCAGCAGAAGCGACCCCGGCCGCACCTGCTGATGCCGCGCCCGCCGAAGCCTGA
- the lppU gene encoding LppU family putative lipoprotein, whose protein sequence is MPSVPAAVLIGTAAVLAVAVLPSCSRASAADMQAGDCLKIGGTARYPDASEAVCGSPESNYKVVSTVTGSGACPSDVDSSYTLNSAFSDESQTVCMDIDWVLGGCMSIDPEHRTDPVRVDCADSAAPHRQRVSQVLRDVSAVDQCGSGIGYPYPQRQFTVCVEDVA, encoded by the coding sequence ATGCCATCAGTACCGGCGGCCGTCCTCATCGGGACGGCCGCCGTTCTGGCTGTAGCTGTCCTGCCCAGCTGTTCGCGCGCGTCAGCGGCCGACATGCAGGCGGGAGACTGCCTCAAGATCGGGGGGACCGCCCGCTATCCGGATGCAAGTGAGGCCGTGTGCGGCAGCCCGGAGTCGAACTACAAGGTGGTTTCCACGGTGACCGGCAGCGGCGCCTGCCCGAGTGACGTGGACTCGTCGTACACCTTGAACAGTGCATTCAGCGACGAATCGCAGACGGTCTGCATGGACATCGACTGGGTGCTCGGTGGCTGCATGAGCATCGACCCGGAACACAGAACAGATCCGGTTCGGGTGGATTGCGCGGATTCTGCTGCGCCACACCGGCAACGGGTCAGCCAGGTGCTGCGGGATGTCTCCGCGGTCGATCAGTGCGGGAGCGGCATCGGGTATCCGTACCCGCAGCGGCAGTTCACCGTGTGCGTGGAGGACGTGGCGTAA
- the rpsO gene encoding 30S ribosomal protein S15, producing MALTAEQKKEILGSYGLHETDTGSPEAQVALLTKRISDLTEHLKAHKHDHHSRRGLLLLVGRRRRLLKYVAQVDVERYRSLIERLGLRR from the coding sequence GTGGCGCTTACCGCCGAGCAGAAAAAAGAGATCCTGGGCTCCTATGGCCTGCACGAGACCGACACCGGTTCGCCGGAGGCACAGGTCGCGCTGCTGACCAAGCGGATCTCGGACCTGACCGAGCACCTCAAGGCACACAAGCACGACCACCACTCGCGGCGCGGACTGCTGCTGCTCGTGGGTCGGCGTCGCCGGCTGCTCAAGTACGTGGCGCAGGTCGACGTCGAGCGTTACCGCTCGCTGATCGAGCGCCTCGGGCTGCGTCGCTGA
- a CDS encoding bifunctional riboflavin kinase/FAD synthetase, with product MQRWRGQDEIPTDWGRCVVTIGVFDGVHRGHAELISHAVKAGRSRGIPVVMMTFDPHPMEVVFPGSHPAQLTTLTRRAELVEELGVDVFLVMPFTSDFMKLTPERYIHELLVEDLHVVEVVVGENFTFGKKAAGNVDMLRAAGERFGFAVESMSLVTESLDPEHRDERVTFSSTYIRSCVDAGDVVAAAEALGRPHRVEGVVVRGDGRGRVLGFPTANVAPPMYSAIPADGVYAAWFTVLGHGPVLGTVVPGERYQAAVSVGTNPTFSGRTRTVEAFILDNNADLYGQHVAVDFVARIRGQEKFDAVGDLVVAMTADTDRARAILAAQ from the coding sequence GTGCAGCGCTGGCGTGGGCAGGACGAGATCCCCACGGACTGGGGCAGATGTGTGGTCACGATCGGGGTGTTCGACGGTGTGCACCGTGGACACGCCGAGCTGATCAGCCATGCGGTGAAAGCGGGTCGGTCCCGCGGGATACCGGTGGTGATGATGACCTTCGACCCCCATCCGATGGAAGTGGTGTTCCCGGGCAGCCATCCGGCTCAGCTCACCACGCTGACCCGGCGCGCCGAACTGGTCGAAGAACTCGGGGTGGACGTCTTTCTCGTGATGCCGTTCACGTCGGACTTCATGAAGCTCACCCCGGAGCGCTACATCCACGAGCTGCTGGTCGAGGACCTGCACGTGGTCGAGGTGGTCGTGGGGGAAAACTTCACCTTCGGCAAGAAGGCCGCGGGCAACGTCGACATGCTGCGCGCCGCCGGTGAGCGGTTCGGCTTCGCGGTCGAGTCGATGTCGCTGGTCACCGAGAGTCTCGACCCCGAACACCGCGACGAGCGCGTCACCTTTTCGTCCACCTACATCCGGTCGTGTGTCGACGCCGGTGACGTCGTCGCGGCGGCCGAGGCGCTGGGACGTCCGCATCGTGTCGAGGGTGTGGTGGTGCGCGGCGACGGCCGCGGCCGGGTGCTGGGCTTTCCCACCGCCAACGTGGCCCCGCCGATGTACTCGGCGATCCCCGCCGACGGCGTGTACGCGGCATGGTTCACCGTGCTGGGCCACGGGCCGGTGCTGGGCACGGTGGTCCCAGGAGAGCGGTACCAGGCTGCCGTGTCCGTCGGCACCAATCCCACGTTCTCCGGGCGCACACGCACGGTGGAGGCGTTCATCCTCGACAACAACGCCGATCTCTACGGTCAGCACGTCGCGGTCGACTTCGTGGCCCGTATCCGCGGTCAGGAGAAGTTCGATGCGGTCGGCGACCTGGTGGTGGCGATGACGGCCGACACCGACCGCGCTCGGGCGATTCTCGCTGCACAGTGA
- the mntR gene encoding manganese-binding transcriptional regulator MntR, producing MSPDGNHRDLSTVAQDYLKVIWTAQEWSRERISTKLLAERMNVSASTASESIRKLADQGLVDHEKYGAVTLTEAGRCAALAMVRRHRLMETFLVQELGYGWDEVHDEAEILEHAVSDRMLDRIDAKLGYPTRDPHGDPIPAADGRVPTPPARQLSACQDGDAGTVARISDADPEMLRYFDSVGISLDSRLRVLARRDFAGMISVAVEQPGAVSSSDAEVTVDLGSPAAEAIWVVA from the coding sequence GTGAGTCCAGACGGTAACCATCGCGACCTCTCGACGGTTGCCCAGGACTATCTGAAAGTCATCTGGACCGCCCAGGAATGGTCGCGGGAGAGGATCAGCACAAAACTGCTGGCCGAGCGCATGAACGTATCGGCCTCAACGGCATCGGAATCGATTCGCAAGCTCGCCGACCAGGGCCTGGTCGACCACGAGAAGTACGGCGCGGTGACGCTGACCGAGGCTGGGCGCTGCGCGGCCCTGGCGATGGTGCGTCGGCACCGACTGATGGAGACCTTCCTCGTCCAGGAGCTCGGCTACGGCTGGGACGAGGTGCACGACGAAGCCGAGATCCTCGAGCACGCGGTGAGCGACCGGATGCTGGACCGCATCGACGCCAAGCTGGGTTACCCGACGCGCGACCCGCACGGCGATCCGATCCCGGCCGCCGACGGCCGGGTGCCCACCCCGCCGGCCCGCCAGCTCTCGGCCTGCCAGGACGGCGACGCCGGCACGGTGGCGCGGATCTCCGACGCCGATCCGGAGATGCTGCGGTACTTCGACAGCGTGGGCATCAGCCTCGACTCCCGTTTGCGCGTGCTGGCCCGCCGGGATTTCGCGGGAATGATCTCCGTGGCGGTCGAGCAGCCGGGCGCTGTGTCCAGCTCCGACGCCGAAGTCACCGTCGACCTGGGTAGCCCTGCGGCAGAAGCGATCTGGGTCGTCGCCTGA
- a CDS encoding LLM class flavin-dependent oxidoreductase codes for MSVTLHWFLPTYGDSRHIVGGGHGIPAGAAHSDRDASIDYLASIVRSAETFGFTGALIPTGAWCEDAFITAALLARETTSLAFLVAFRPGLVSPTLSAQMAATFARHAPGRILLNVVVGGEAHEQRAFGDHLEKDARYQRADEFLDVVRRLWAGETVTHRGEHVDVESASLALPPTPVPPLYFGGSSAAAGPVAARHADVYLTWGEPPEAVRKKIDWIRSLGEEQGRKLRFGIRLHTISRDTSEEAWAQAGRLIAALDEDTVRNAQAGLARSQSEGQRRMLALHEANRANGSWTDAHSLEIAPNLWAGVGLVRGGAGTALVGSHTEVADRIADYAAIGIDEFIFSGYPHLEELYWFGEGVVPILRKRGLFGAAADLAAPASIPFVGSAR; via the coding sequence GTGAGCGTCACATTGCACTGGTTCCTGCCCACCTACGGCGACAGCCGCCACATCGTCGGCGGCGGTCACGGCATACCCGCCGGCGCCGCTCATAGTGATCGCGACGCCAGCATCGACTATCTGGCGTCGATCGTGCGGTCGGCCGAGACTTTCGGATTCACCGGGGCGCTGATCCCCACCGGCGCCTGGTGCGAGGACGCGTTCATCACCGCCGCCCTGCTGGCGCGCGAGACGACGTCCCTGGCCTTCCTGGTGGCGTTCCGTCCCGGATTGGTCAGCCCGACACTGTCGGCGCAGATGGCCGCCACCTTCGCGCGCCACGCGCCGGGCCGCATCCTGCTCAACGTCGTCGTCGGCGGCGAAGCCCATGAACAGCGGGCCTTCGGCGACCACCTGGAAAAGGACGCCCGCTATCAGCGCGCCGATGAATTCCTCGACGTGGTGCGCCGACTCTGGGCCGGTGAGACCGTGACTCACCGCGGCGAGCACGTCGACGTCGAGAGTGCCTCGCTGGCGCTGCCCCCGACGCCCGTGCCCCCGCTGTACTTCGGCGGGAGTTCCGCCGCGGCCGGCCCGGTCGCGGCGCGGCACGCCGACGTCTATCTGACCTGGGGTGAGCCGCCCGAGGCCGTGCGGAAGAAGATCGACTGGATCCGGTCGCTGGGTGAGGAACAGGGCCGCAAGCTGCGGTTCGGCATCCGGCTGCACACCATCTCCCGCGACACCTCCGAGGAGGCATGGGCCCAGGCCGGCCGGCTGATCGCCGCGCTCGACGAGGACACCGTACGCAACGCGCAGGCCGGGCTGGCCCGCAGCCAGTCCGAGGGCCAGCGCCGGATGCTCGCCCTGCACGAAGCCAACCGCGCCAACGGCAGCTGGACCGACGCGCACAGCCTGGAGATCGCGCCCAACCTGTGGGCAGGCGTCGGCCTCGTGCGCGGCGGGGCAGGTACCGCCCTGGTGGGCAGCCACACCGAGGTCGCAGACCGCATCGCCGACTACGCGGCGATCGGTATCGACGAGTTCATCTTCTCCGGCTACCCGCATCTGGAAGAGCTGTACTGGTTCGGCGAGGGTGTCGTGCCGATCCTGCGCAAGCGCGGGTTGTTCGGCGCCGCAGCAGATCTCGCGGCACCGGCATCGATCCCGTTCGTCGGCTCGGCCAGGTAG
- the truB gene encoding tRNA pseudouridine(55) synthase TruB, giving the protein MRSNPDPGLVIVDKPAGMTSHDVVGRCRRLFGTRKVGHAGTLDPMATGVLVVGIERATKILGLLTATDKSYSATIRLGQTTTTEDAEGEVLQTASAAAVTDAQIAEAVAALRGEIQQVPSAVSAIKVDGQRAYKLAREGQLVELAARPVRIDRFDVLAVRRVADFIDVDVDVACSSGTYIRALARDVGTALGVGGHLTALRRTRVGRYGLDEARTLDDLADEARLSYSLDEACLVGFARRDLNADETEDTRHGRALKPAGIDGVYAATAPDGRVIALLEDGPSRTKSVVVLRPATL; this is encoded by the coding sequence GTGAGGAGCAATCCAGATCCCGGCTTGGTGATCGTCGACAAGCCCGCGGGCATGACGAGCCACGACGTGGTGGGCCGGTGCCGCAGGCTGTTCGGTACCCGCAAGGTCGGCCACGCCGGCACCCTGGATCCCATGGCCACCGGCGTGCTGGTGGTCGGGATCGAGCGGGCCACCAAGATTCTGGGTCTGCTGACCGCGACCGACAAGTCCTACAGCGCGACCATCCGGCTGGGGCAGACAACCACTACCGAGGATGCCGAAGGCGAAGTGCTGCAGACGGCCTCGGCCGCAGCCGTCACCGATGCGCAGATCGCCGAGGCGGTGGCGGCGCTGCGCGGCGAGATCCAGCAGGTGCCGTCGGCGGTGAGCGCGATCAAGGTCGACGGCCAGCGCGCCTACAAGCTCGCCCGCGAGGGCCAGCTTGTCGAACTGGCTGCCAGGCCGGTCCGTATCGACCGGTTCGATGTGCTCGCGGTCCGGCGCGTCGCCGACTTCATCGACGTGGACGTCGACGTGGCCTGTTCGTCGGGCACCTACATCCGGGCACTCGCGCGCGACGTGGGGACCGCGCTCGGCGTCGGTGGTCACCTGACGGCCTTGCGGCGCACCAGGGTCGGGCGCTACGGACTGGACGAGGCGCGCACCCTCGACGACCTCGCCGACGAGGCGCGGCTGAGTTACTCACTCGACGAGGCCTGCCTGGTCGGCTTTGCCCGCCGCGATCTGAATGCGGACGAAACCGAGGACACCAGACACGGCAGGGCGTTGAAGCCGGCAGGCATCGACGGTGTGTACGCGGCCACCGCACCCGACGGTCGGGTCATCGCACTGCTGGAGGATGGCCCGTCGCGCACCAAATCCGTCGTGGTGTTGCGCCCGGCGACTCTGTAG
- the pptT gene encoding 4'-phosphopantetheinyl transferase PptT, with protein MGTLLGEVLPGVVASAELYDDPPGLLPLPEEAPLIARSVAKRRNEFVTVRYCARQALRELGIGPVPILKGDKGEPCWPDGVVGSLTHCRGFRGAVVGRTSDVRSVGIDAEPHDVLPNGVLDAITVPAERTELTALPDGLHWDRILFCAKEATYKAWFPLTHRWLGFEDAHITFAVDDSGTTGGFRSEILIDPAAEHGPPLTALQGRWSVRDGVTLTAIVL; from the coding sequence ATGGGGACACTGTTGGGCGAGGTGCTGCCCGGTGTCGTCGCCTCTGCCGAGTTGTACGACGACCCACCGGGTCTGCTGCCGCTGCCGGAAGAGGCACCGCTGATAGCGCGCTCGGTGGCCAAGCGCCGCAACGAGTTCGTCACCGTGCGCTACTGTGCGCGCCAGGCGCTGCGGGAGTTGGGCATCGGCCCGGTCCCGATCCTCAAGGGCGACAAGGGCGAACCGTGTTGGCCCGACGGTGTGGTCGGGAGTCTGACGCACTGTCGGGGATTCCGCGGCGCGGTCGTGGGTCGCACTTCCGACGTGCGGTCGGTCGGGATCGATGCCGAGCCGCATGACGTGCTGCCCAACGGGGTGCTCGACGCGATCACCGTTCCTGCCGAACGCACCGAGCTCACCGCGTTGCCCGACGGCTTGCATTGGGATCGAATCCTGTTCTGCGCCAAGGAGGCAACCTACAAGGCGTGGTTCCCGCTGACGCACCGCTGGCTGGGCTTCGAGGATGCGCACATCACCTTCGCGGTGGACGATTCCGGTACCACCGGTGGTTTCCGGTCCGAGATCCTCATCGATCCGGCCGCTGAACATGGTCCGCCACTTACCGCGTTGCAGGGCCGTTGGTCGGTCCGAGACGGTGTGACGCTGACGGCGATCGTGCTGTGA
- a CDS encoding metallophosphoesterase family protein, whose translation MDQESRDRQPILWAISDLHTGHTGNKPVTESLYPSTPDDWLIVAGDVGERTDEIRWALDLLRKRFAKVIWVPGNHELWTTNKDPMQIFGRARYDYLVDMCDQMGIVTPEHPFPVWNEQGGPATIVPMFLLYDYTFLPAGTATKAEGLAVARERNVVGTDEFLLSCEPYATRDAWCRDRVKQTREKLEDLDWVTPTVLVNHFPLVREPCDAMFYPEFSLWCGTTATKDWHTRYNAVCSVYGHLHIPRTTWYDDVRFEEVSVGYPREWRRRKPYRWLRQILPEPRYAPGYLNEFGGHFEITAEMRAHAKQMQDRINSRRV comes from the coding sequence ATGGACCAGGAGTCGAGGGACCGGCAGCCGATTCTGTGGGCGATCAGCGACCTACACACCGGCCACACCGGAAACAAGCCGGTCACGGAGTCGCTCTATCCCTCCACGCCCGATGACTGGCTCATCGTGGCGGGCGACGTGGGGGAGCGCACCGACGAGATCCGCTGGGCCCTGGATCTGCTGCGGAAGCGTTTCGCGAAGGTCATCTGGGTGCCCGGCAATCATGAGCTGTGGACCACCAACAAAGATCCGATGCAGATCTTCGGCCGGGCCCGCTACGACTACCTGGTCGACATGTGCGACCAGATGGGCATCGTCACACCCGAACATCCTTTTCCGGTGTGGAACGAGCAGGGTGGCCCGGCGACCATCGTGCCGATGTTCCTGCTGTACGACTACACGTTTCTGCCCGCAGGTACTGCGACGAAGGCCGAGGGGCTGGCGGTCGCGCGGGAACGCAACGTGGTGGGCACCGATGAGTTCCTGTTGTCGTGTGAGCCGTACGCGACCCGCGACGCGTGGTGCCGCGACCGGGTCAAGCAAACCCGCGAGAAGCTCGAAGACCTCGACTGGGTGACGCCGACCGTGCTGGTCAACCACTTCCCGCTGGTTCGTGAACCTTGCGACGCGATGTTCTATCCCGAGTTCTCGCTGTGGTGCGGCACCACTGCGACCAAGGACTGGCATACGCGCTACAACGCGGTGTGCTCGGTCTACGGGCATCTGCACATCCCGCGCACCACCTGGTACGACGACGTGCGCTTCGAAGAGGTGTCGGTCGGCTACCCGCGGGAGTGGCGCCGCCGCAAGCCGTACCGGTGGCTGCGGCAGATCCTGCCCGAGCCCCGGTATGCGCCTGGCTATCTCAACGAGTTCGGCGGTCACTTCGAGATCACCGCGGAGATGCGGGCTCATGCCAAGCAGATGCAGGACCGGATCAACTCGAGGCGGGTGTGA
- a CDS encoding DUF3558 domain-containing protein, with the protein MAARVRLLSALCALVAAVVVVLQTGTSAGSGTGTPQLNVTDLPMTNVSTTIKWPVIATTDPSPFDPCNDIPLDVIQRIGLAYTPPAPEDSLRCHYDAGDYQMAVEAFVWRTYEQTIPPDAVELDIDGHRAAQYWIMKPTDWNDRWWVTCMVAFKTSYGLIQQSLFYSPIKSPDRPDCLQVNMQRAHELAPYYKF; encoded by the coding sequence ATGGCCGCCAGGGTGCGCCTGCTGTCAGCACTATGTGCGCTGGTGGCGGCGGTGGTCGTGGTGCTGCAGACCGGGACGTCAGCGGGGTCGGGTACCGGCACACCGCAGCTGAACGTGACCGATCTGCCGATGACCAACGTGTCCACGACGATCAAATGGCCGGTCATCGCAACAACCGACCCCTCGCCGTTCGATCCGTGCAACGACATCCCGCTCGACGTGATCCAGCGGATCGGGCTGGCCTACACACCGCCGGCCCCGGAGGACAGCCTGCGCTGCCATTACGACGCGGGCGATTACCAGATGGCGGTCGAGGCGTTCGTCTGGCGGACCTATGAGCAGACCATTCCGCCCGACGCCGTGGAACTCGACATCGATGGGCACCGCGCCGCGCAGTACTGGATCATGAAGCCCACCGACTGGAACGATCGCTGGTGGGTGACCTGCATGGTCGCGTTCAAGACCAGCTACGGGCTCATCCAGCAGTCGTTGTTCTACTCGCCGATCAAGTCCCCCGACCGCCCGGACTGCCTGCAGGTGAATATGCAACGGGCCCACGAGCTGGCCCCGTACTACAAATTCTGA
- a CDS encoding CocE/NonD family hydrolase, producing MTEFRRHVGKAVSRLLGLPPHETSYTVRHGLRVPMRDGVELVADHYSPDTATPAGTLLVRGPYGRRFPFSAVFAQVYAARGYHVLLQSVRGTFGSGGEFTPMVHEMADGADTVAWLREQPWFTGSFATVGLSYLGFTQWALLTDPPPEMKAAVITVGPHDFSESAWGTGSFTLNDFLGWSAMVARQEEPGLVQALARQVRGPAELARATAGLPMGAAGRKLLGSGAPWFESWLEHPDPEDPFWDSLRFTEALDRVEVPVLLLSGWQDLFLDQTLQQYRQLRRREVPVALTIGPWTHTQLLTKGLPTVIGESLAWLDTHLAERRDTRRATVRAYVNGFDWVDLPDWPPAMPEHELFLQPTGRLSERPPVPTAPSSSFVFHPANPTPTIGGRLLAREAGYRDDTQLGRRADVLAYTGDPLPADLYLVGTAVAELEHSCDNPNNDVFVRISEVDAKGRSRNVTEAFVRRTEQSGRLRIEFDAVAHRFAARSRIRLLVAGGSHPRFARNLGTGEPPISGSRLVRATHTVRHGDGGVSRLLLPAGPRPPSAD from the coding sequence GTGACGGAATTCCGCCGGCACGTCGGCAAGGCGGTCAGCCGCCTGCTGGGCCTGCCACCCCACGAAACGTCTTACACCGTGCGGCACGGACTGCGGGTGCCGATGCGCGACGGCGTCGAGCTGGTCGCCGATCACTACTCGCCTGACACCGCGACACCGGCGGGCACGCTGCTGGTCCGCGGACCCTACGGCCGCAGGTTCCCGTTCTCCGCGGTGTTCGCCCAGGTGTATGCCGCTCGCGGCTATCACGTACTGCTGCAGAGTGTGCGCGGGACGTTCGGCTCGGGCGGCGAGTTCACCCCGATGGTCCACGAGATGGCCGACGGCGCCGACACAGTCGCGTGGCTGCGCGAGCAACCCTGGTTCACCGGCTCGTTCGCCACCGTCGGATTGTCCTATCTCGGTTTCACCCAGTGGGCCCTGCTGACCGATCCGCCGCCGGAGATGAAAGCCGCCGTGATCACCGTCGGCCCCCACGATTTCAGCGAGTCGGCGTGGGGCACCGGATCCTTCACCCTCAACGACTTCCTCGGTTGGAGCGCGATGGTGGCCCGGCAGGAGGAGCCAGGTCTGGTGCAGGCCTTGGCCCGTCAGGTCCGCGGCCCCGCGGAGCTCGCGCGGGCCACCGCCGGATTGCCGATGGGCGCGGCCGGCCGCAAGCTGCTCGGCAGCGGCGCCCCCTGGTTCGAATCGTGGCTGGAACATCCCGACCCGGAGGATCCGTTCTGGGACAGCCTGCGGTTCACCGAGGCACTCGACCGGGTCGAGGTGCCCGTCCTGTTGCTCAGCGGCTGGCAGGACCTGTTCCTGGACCAGACGCTGCAGCAGTACCGGCAACTGCGTCGGCGCGAGGTACCGGTGGCGTTGACGATCGGACCCTGGACTCACACCCAGCTGCTGACCAAGGGCCTACCCACGGTGATCGGCGAATCGCTGGCGTGGCTGGACACTCACCTCGCCGAACGTCGCGATACCCGCCGGGCCACGGTGCGTGCCTACGTCAACGGATTCGACTGGGTGGACCTGCCCGATTGGCCACCGGCGATGCCCGAGCACGAGCTGTTCCTGCAGCCCACCGGGCGGTTGTCGGAGCGGCCGCCGGTCCCGACCGCGCCGTCGTCGTCATTCGTGTTCCACCCGGCCAATCCCACCCCGACGATCGGTGGCCGGCTGCTGGCGCGCGAGGCCGGGTACCGCGACGATACGCAGCTGGGTCGTCGGGCCGACGTGCTGGCCTATACCGGCGACCCGCTGCCCGCGGATCTGTACCTCGTCGGCACCGCGGTGGCCGAACTCGAGCACAGCTGCGACAACCCCAACAACGATGTGTTCGTCAGGATCAGCGAGGTCGACGCCAAGGGCCGCTCGCGCAACGTCACCGAGGCGTTCGTCCGGCGCACCGAGCAGTCGGGTCGGCTGCGCATCGAATTCGACGCTGTCGCACACCGGTTCGCCGCCAGGTCGAGGATCCGCCTGCTGGTGGCCGGCGGATCGCATCCGCGCTTCGCCCGCAACCTCGGTACCGGCGAGCCACCGATCTCCGGTTCCCGGCTGGTCCGCGCCACCCACACTGTGCGGCACGGCGACGGCGGCGTGTCCCGACTGCTGCTGCCCGCCGGCCCGCGGCCCCCGTCAGCCGACTGA